One genomic region from Balaenoptera acutorostrata chromosome 1, mBalAcu1.1, whole genome shotgun sequence encodes:
- the LEPROT gene encoding leptin receptor gene-related protein — translation MAGVKALVALSFSGAIGLTFLMLGCALEDYGVYWPLFVLIFHAISPIPYFIAKRATYDSDATSSACRELAYFFTTGIVVSAFGFPVILARVAVIKWGACGLVLAGNAVIFLTIQGFFLVFGRGDDFSWEQW, via the exons ctCTTGTGGCATTATCCTTCAGTGGGGCTATTGGGCTGACTTTTCTTATGCTGGGATGTGCCTTAGAGGATTATGG TGTTTACTGGCCCTTGTTTGTCCTGATATTCCATGCCATCTCTCCCATCCCCTATTTCATTGCCAAACGAGCAACATATGACTCCGATGCAACAAGTAGTGCCTGTCGGGAACTGGCTTATTTTTTCACTACCGGAATTGTTGTTTCTGCCTTTGGATTTCCTGTTATTCTTGCTCGTGTGGCCGTG atCAAGTGGGGAGCCTGTGGCCTGGTGCTGGCAGGCAATGCAGTGATTTTCCTTACAATTCAaggttttttccttgtatttggaAGAGGAGATGATTTTAGCTGGGAGCAGTGGTAG